The Rosettibacter firmus genome contains the following window.
AATACGCAATTCATAAAATCATTTTTTTATTCTTTGTACTTAATATTATTATTAATGCTAAAACTAACTTACCTGAAAAAATTATTCTTAATTTAACAGACACTCCTTATAATAGCATTGCTATAACCTGGCAATCAAAACAAAAATATTCTAATCCACAGGTTCAATTTGCTATTTCAACAAAATGGATCGAATTCAAGAAGAATCTTTATTCTGTAAGTGCATCAATAGATTCATTAATTTCTGAAGATGGTAAAATCACATACTTCTATTCGTCCATATTACAAAATTTATATGAGAACACACTTTATGTTTATCGTGTTGGTTCGGACACAATTTGGAGTGAATGGAATCAATTTATTACAGCAAGTAAATCGAACCAGCCTTTTAAATTCGTTTACTTTGGCGATCCACAAAATGATATAAGAGAAGATGTATCAAGAATATTTCGCGAAGCTTTTCGTAGATGTCCAGATGCTTCATTCTGGCTCTTTGCAGGAGATTTAACTGATGAACCTGAACAGAGTCAATGGGATGAATGGTTCGAAGCTTCAGGTTTTATTCATAAAATGATTCCTTCAATAATGACTGTTGGCAATCACGATTTAACAATTGAATTAGTTGATGGCAAAAAGAAAAGAATTAATGATTATATACTCTGGAAAAAAATGTTTACTCTTCCAGAAAATGGACTGGAAAATATGAAAGAGTCGGTCTATTATGTTGATTATCAGGGAGTTCGATTTATTGTTCTAAATTCAAATTATAATTTAGAAGAACAAGCACAGTGGTTAGATAAAATTTTATCTTCAAATAAAAATAAATGGACAATTGTAACATTTCATCATCCAGTTTATTCAACAGGTAGCGGTAGAGACAATTCAAAAACTCGTGATTCTTTTATGCCAATCTTCGATAAATATAAAGTTGATCTGGTTTTGCAGGGACACGATCATACTTATGCAAGAACACATAAAATCAGAAATGGGAAAGTTAGTTCCAGTGGTACAGTCTATGTAACTTCTGTATCAGGTCCAAAACAGTACGACACTAATCCAAACTATAAAGACTTACTGGCAAAATTGAATTCTTATGTTCAGCTCTATCAAGTAATATCTATTAATAATAATAAATTAAGTTACAAATCATATACTGTAAATGGTAAATTATTCGATGAGTTTGAATTAATAAAATGATCAAAATAGAAAGCAAGACAATTACTGCCTTGCTTTCTCTAAATACTTTTTAAATTCCCCGTAAGATTTTTTACCCTCAATAAAATAAATCTGTTTTCCTTTTTTATCATAAATAAAAGTAGCTGGTATTGCACCACTCCATTTTTCATTCAATGTATTTATTAATTCTTCATCATTACTAAAAGAATTAACATAATTCTGAAAATTAGCATTATTTCTTTTAAGGAAAGGTTTTATCTTTGTTTCAATCTCTTCAGGAAAATCTACACTTATACCAACAAACTCAACATCTTTAAATTCATTTGATAATTTTACGATTGATGGAAATTCTTCACGGCATGGTACACACCATGTAGCCCAAACATTTAGAAACAAAATTTTCCCTTTTCTTTCTTTAATTAACTTTTGCAACTTAGGTTTATCTATTTTGTCAATCAGTATATCATTATCAATTAGATTAAACCCAATAACAAAAAAAATTGAAATCAAAAGAGCCAGAATTTTTTTCATTATCAGTTAACCCTTTTTATTGTACAACCAAATGCTTTTGTTTCAGTTGTTGATACTTTTTTTCCTGCTAATATTTCATTTAGAGCATTTCTTAAGTCTTCACTTTTTACTTCTTCTTCCTTTCTTGAATCATCAATTCTACCATGATAGAGAATTTCGAATTCAGGATTCAGAACAAAAACTTCTGGGGTAACTTTAGCATTAAGTTTATCTGCTATTATATTGTTTACATCTTTTAGAATAACAAAATTCAAATTATTCTCTTTTGCATGCTCTTTAATTTCATCGATGCTTTCCTGTTTATTTGAGTTAATTCCAATAAATGCTACTCCTTTGTTTTTAAATTCTTCATACAATTTTTCCATTCTTGAATTATATGCATTTGAAACAGGACATTGAGTTGCAACAAAAATAATTACAATGGCTTTTGAGTTTTTAAAATCATTTAATTGATACTCTTTCCCGTTATAGTCTTTCAACTTGAAATTTTCTACTTTCGTAACTGTATCGTCCGAAGCTTTTAAAAATGAATTTATAAGTAAGAATAAAATTAATAGTGCGAAATTTTTATTTAATAATCTCATAGTTCCACCTCCAGTTGTTTATGAATGTTTTACAAAGATATAAATGTAATAAGATAGATGCTAAATATTATCAAAAAATAATTTGATATAATTTCATTAAAAGTAGAACTTTTATTTTAGAAAATTGTTTTTTATAAAAAATATGTAACGGGGAAAACATGAAATCTTATATCATTTTTTTTCTCGCTATAATCTCTGGTTGTAATTCTATTCCTGCACAATTAAAAATTGAAAATGCTTTCCCAAATTTAGTATTCGAACAAGCAGTTGATATCCAGAGTTCAAATGATGGCACCAATAGATTATTTATAGTAACTCAGCGTGGTAAAATATTTGTCATAGAAAATAATCCAAATACTTCAACTGCAAATTTATTTCTTGATATTTCCGAAAAAGTTTTATATGGTGGAGAACAGGGTTTACTCGGTTTAGCATTTCATCCAGATTTTAAGAATAATGGATATTTTTTTGTTGACTACACAACAAACAATCCTCGTCGAACAATCATTTCGCGTTTTAGAGTAAATAAAAATAATCCCAATGAAGCCGATAAAAACAGTGAATTAATTTTACTGGAAATTAATCAACCTTACTCAAACCATAATGGTGGTCAAATTGCTTTTGGTCCAGATGGTTATCTTTACATTTCTTTAGGTGATGGAGGTTCTGCAGGAGATCCACAAAATAATGCCCAAAATTTAAGATCACATCTTGGAAAAATTTTAAGAATAGATGTTAATAATTTATCAAACAATAAAAATTATTCTATCCCTGATGATAATCCATTCAAAGGTAACACAAATGGTTTAAAAGAAGAAATTTATGCGTGGGGACTTAGAAACGTCTGGCGCTTTTGTTTCGATAAATTAACTGGAAAGTTATGGGCTGCAGATGTTGGACAAAATTTATGGGAAGAAATTGACATTATTGAAAAAGGGAAAAATTATGGCTGGAGAATTATGGAAGGACTTCATTGTTATAATCCAGAAACAAATTGCGATACAACAAATCTAACAATGCCAATCTGGGAATATGGTCACAATCAGGATGGTGGATATTCTATAACAGGTGGTTATGTTTATCGAGGTAATAAAGTCAGTGAACTTTATGGAAAATATATTTATGCCGATTTTGTTTCTGGAAATATTTGGGCATTGGAATACAAGAATAATGTTGCTACGAATAAATTATTATTCAAAACCAATTACAATATTTCTACATTCGGAGTTGATGAAAATAATGAATTATATTTTGCA
Protein-coding sequences here:
- a CDS encoding metallophosphoesterase family protein produces the protein MKYAIHKIIFLFFVLNIIINAKTNLPEKIILNLTDTPYNSIAITWQSKQKYSNPQVQFAISTKWIEFKKNLYSVSASIDSLISEDGKITYFYSSILQNLYENTLYVYRVGSDTIWSEWNQFITASKSNQPFKFVYFGDPQNDIREDVSRIFREAFRRCPDASFWLFAGDLTDEPEQSQWDEWFEASGFIHKMIPSIMTVGNHDLTIELVDGKKKRINDYILWKKMFTLPENGLENMKESVYYVDYQGVRFIVLNSNYNLEEQAQWLDKILSSNKNKWTIVTFHHPVYSTGSGRDNSKTRDSFMPIFDKYKVDLVLQGHDHTYARTHKIRNGKVSSSGTVYVTSVSGPKQYDTNPNYKDLLAKLNSYVQLYQVISINNNKLSYKSYTVNGKLFDEFELIK
- a CDS encoding TlpA family protein disulfide reductase, giving the protein MKKILALLISIFFVIGFNLIDNDILIDKIDKPKLQKLIKERKGKILFLNVWATWCVPCREEFPSIVKLSNEFKDVEFVGISVDFPEEIETKIKPFLKRNNANFQNYVNSFSNDEELINTLNEKWSGAIPATFIYDKKGKQIYFIEGKKSYGEFKKYLEKARQ
- a CDS encoding thioredoxin family protein, with the translated sequence MRLLNKNFALLILFLLINSFLKASDDTVTKVENFKLKDYNGKEYQLNDFKNSKAIVIIFVATQCPVSNAYNSRMEKLYEEFKNKGVAFIGINSNKQESIDEIKEHAKENNLNFVILKDVNNIIADKLNAKVTPEVFVLNPEFEILYHGRIDDSRKEEEVKSEDLRNALNEILAGKKVSTTETKAFGCTIKRVN
- a CDS encoding PQQ-dependent sugar dehydrogenase, translating into MKSYIIFFLAIISGCNSIPAQLKIENAFPNLVFEQAVDIQSSNDGTNRLFIVTQRGKIFVIENNPNTSTANLFLDISEKVLYGGEQGLLGLAFHPDFKNNGYFFVDYTTNNPRRTIISRFRVNKNNPNEADKNSELILLEINQPYSNHNGGQIAFGPDGYLYISLGDGGSAGDPQNNAQNLRSHLGKILRIDVNNLSNNKNYSIPDDNPFKGNTNGLKEEIYAWGLRNVWRFCFDKLTGKLWAADVGQNLWEEIDIIEKGKNYGWRIMEGLHCYNPETNCDTTNLTMPIWEYGHNQDGGYSITGGYVYRGNKVSELYGKYIYADFVSGNIWALEYKNNVATNKLLFKTNYNISTFGVDENNELYFADYTGGRIYKFVSTTTKLNRSEYIEGYQLNQNYPNPFNFSTIISFILNKMSFITLKVYDILGKEVAVLTNGYKNPGSYNITFEGNNINSGIYFYSLYTPSGILTRKMIMVK